The sequence GGCATAACCACCCGCTAATAAAAGCGGAACTGCTACGCGTTTCAACCGTTTCGCTACCTGTGTAGCCGGCGGTTGTTGCAATAACATTTGAGCTGCAGGACTCGTTTGACCGAAAAAAACAAAACTAACAATCAGAACGCAACTTAACAAGTTGTACTGCATAAAAATCCTTAAATATATGTATACCGGCAATAGTGCAGTAGTGTACCATAAGCATGACATTTTGATAGAAACAAAAGGTCGGTTAAAACGCATATGAAACTTTTACTGCAACACCGCGATACGAATCATAAGAAGAACTCACTTGAAAACGTCACTGCAGAATTTCTTATCAATAACCTTAGCAGCCAGCCACAAAAAAGGGGTTGGAATCACCCAACCCCTTTGGAATGTATATACAATATTTATTATGGCCGCGTCTTTGCAAAATCTTCCGCCCCCGCCTGCGCATAATCGTTGTGAACAAGCGCTTGTCTGTTCTTATCTAGTCTATTTATATAATGATCATAAAATGCATGCAAGACATTACGGATTTTCGTTTCCCCGTCGTTCAGCTGTACAGCCCCCTCTTGACCCGTCCCTTTATCCACGACCAACAAATGTGCATTGTCCTGACGGGCGTCTTTTCTTTGCTGATATAACATCCGGGCATTTGCAAGAGAAGCAGGATCTTTTTTAGAGCATATGGTTAATACGGGAATATTACGGTCAATTACAATCTTCGTTGGCCCTTCATATAATCCATATTGCTTGACTCCTCGTAACCACATGAGTATAGAAGCAACACGACCCAAAAACCTATTTATCTGATCTGGCAGCACATTATAAGACATTTGACTAATTTTATCTGTTAGAACGTCTTCCAACCCAACAATGACTGGATCAATTTCCACTATTGCTTTAACGCTATGATAAAATGTTTCAAAATTTTTTGTTAGAAAACCTTGGATCACAGCCGCCCCTCGTCCATGACTAAATAAAATCAATTTACCCCCGTGACTAACAACCCAGAGGTAATTTTTCTTTAGGTCTTCTACTAGACCGCTGAGCGGCTTTTGGTTGCACTCAATAGTATGAGCGATTCTTGGTGAGAAGTGATTTTTAGACAAGAAATCCAAACTGTTCGCATCACCCACTTTTATTCCACATAATCCTCTTTCATCTTCTTTTGGCTCTTCTTCAGGTAGTTTCTCGATAACAGAAACATCTAAATCACCCTGGCGCTGCAATCTAGACACGTGCCGAACAACTTCATGTACTGCATATAAAGCAGCAATAGCCCTCGTTAACTTACCCGCTGCCACCACTGCTGGCTTTACAATATCCGCTGCCGATTTTTGCAGCAATATTGTCTGAGCAGCACAACTCATTTGGCTGATAACAATCACATTAATCACAAAAAAACTACGTAACAATTTCTGTTGCATGAGCGCTCCGAAACATTGTAAGGATAAAATAATTAATTAGTATAGCACCAACATGACAACTTGAAAACCACATGTGGTCAGATTTCATATGTTAGAATGTATATGAAACTTTTACTGCAGCTCCGCGGTATGGATCATAGGAACAGCTAAAATCGAAATTATCATACAATTTTTTATCAATAACCTTATCTGCAGCAAATGCATACAATATGCCGATTCCAGCACCTGCAATGAGTTGTGATGCATAATGTCGGTTACAATTTACAAATGATGCAGCAGTAAACACCGCAAGGCCTCCAAGTGGCACCGCTGCACGCCAGCCAAACCGCTTCCCATACAATGCTGCTGCATATGCATACCACGATAAATGTCCCGATGGAAATCCTCCATGTGCACGGTTTGTACAAGAAAATTCTTCGCGCCACGGACGTAGATCAATCTTTCCCACTTTGCATCCCTTAATCAAATGCGCAAACCAATATACAAACGGAAGACCATTTAGAAATATTCGGCTCGTCTCACGCACATCAGGATTGCGTGCTCCAATCGACAAACACCCCGCTGCAAAAATGGGAAAAACAATGCCACATTTAGCAAACTGCTGAGAAAACTTACCCATTTGATTAATATTTTTATGACAAGACCTATTAATAAAGCAATTTTGCAACCGTTCGTCTATCATACGACCAAAAACAATACCCGGAAATAGTCCCACTCCAATTTTAAAAGAATCCCAATTAAAAAGTTCACGATGCAAGTCAATCGTATTTCTAAATACACCCACAAAGGCGTCTTTAATTTTACTATCACAATTAAAAGGTGCGTACATAGGCTTTTTCACACGAAGATCTGCAGAAAAAGAACAATGAGCTTGCATCATAACAATGCAAGCCCCATATATCAAAAATGATCGCTTTATCGTAATCAAGATGAGTCCCCTATTATTTTCACCCACTATCGACTTAGTAAAAATAATAGAAATGATTACCTAAAAACAAGAATATTAAAAAAAACAGCCTAAAAATTTTTCGGATGCTGCATATGCCACGCAGTACTCGTTTCATACGAATATGCCGCTTTATAAAGCGCCTCTTCAGATAAATGCGGCCCAACAATCTGGAATCCAATCGGTAAATTCTGTTTGGTAAATCCACACGGCAATGAAATAGCTGGAACCCCTGCCAAATTTATAGGACAGGTAAA comes from Candidatus Babeliales bacterium and encodes:
- a CDS encoding phosphatase PAP2 family protein, whose amino-acid sequence is MITIKRSFLIYGACIVMMQAHCSFSADLRVKKPMYAPFNCDSKIKDAFVGVFRNTIDLHRELFNWDSFKIGVGLFPGIVFGRMIDERLQNCFINRSCHKNINQMGKFSQQFAKCGIVFPIFAAGCLSIGARNPDVRETSRIFLNGLPFVYWFAHLIKGCKVGKIDLRPWREEFSCTNRAHGGFPSGHLSWYAYAAALYGKRFGWRAAVPLGGLAVFTAASFVNCNRHYASQLIAGAGIGILYAFAADKVIDKKLYDNFDFSCSYDPYRGAAVKVSYTF